A stretch of the Medicago truncatula cultivar Jemalong A17 chromosome 5, MtrunA17r5.0-ANR, whole genome shotgun sequence genome encodes the following:
- the LOC11437125 gene encoding bifunctional purine biosynthesis protein PurH isoform X2, whose translation MFGLATSSTRVLCATLYSPPPPPPSSSSSLTTKHHFSSHHLPTTWVSSSSQRFRCIPIKPIAGAHTMSAPKSASSTHGSKQALISLSDKKDLAFVGNGLQELGFTIVSTGGTASALESAGVAVTKVEQLTQFPEMLDGRVKTLHPNIHGGILARRDQKHHIEALSTHGIGTFDVVVVNLYPFYDKVTSTGGIEFEDGIENIDIGGPAMIRAAAKNHKDVLVVVDSEDYPALLEFLKGNEDEQFRLKLAWKAFQHVASYDSAVSEWLWKQSVGDKFPPSLTVPLSLKSSLRYGENPHQKAAFYVDKRLAEVNAGGIATAIQHHGKEMSYNNYLDADAAWNCVCEFRNPTCVVVKHTNPCGVASRDDILEAYRLAVKADPVSAFGGIVAFNVEVDEVLAKEIREFRSPTDGETRMFYEIVVAPSYTEKGLEILRGKSKTLRILEAKKNEAGKLSLRQVGGGWLAQDSDDLTPSDIKFNVVSEKTPQDGELRDAEFAWLCVKHVKSNAIVIAKDNCMLGMGSGQPNRVESLRIAMRKAGADVKGAALASDAFFPFAWKDAVEEACESGIGVIAEPGGSIRDQDAVDCCNKYGVSLLFTNVRHFRH comes from the exons GCCACCTCCTCCACCCGTGTTCTCTGTGCAACCCTTTactctcctcctcctcctcctccttcttcttcttcttctctcactACTAAACATCACTTTTCTTCTCATCATCTTCCAACTACTTGG gtttcttcatcttctcagCGATTCAGGTGTATTCCTATCAAACCTATAGCTGGGGCTCATACAATGTCTGCGCCAAAATCTGCTTCATCTACTCATG GCAGCAAGCAAGCTTTGATATCGTTGTCAGACAAGAAGGATCTCGCATTTGTTGGAAACGGACTTCAGGAATTAGG ATTCACTATTGTTTCAACTGGAGGAACAGCTTCTGCATTGGAGAGTGCTGGAGTCGCTGTTACTAAAGTTGAACAGCTTACACAGTTCCCTGAAATG CTTGATGGTCGTGTCAAAACTCTGCACCCTAACATACATGGAGGTATCCTTGCTCGAAGAGATCAAAAGCATCATATTGAAGCTCTCAGTACACATGGAATTG GTACTTTTGATGTTGTGGTGGTGAACTTGTATCCATTTTATGATAAAGTTACATCAACCGGAGGCATTGAATTTGAGGATGGAATTGAAAACATTGACATCGGTGGTCCAGCCATGATTCGTGCTGCTGCAAAG AATCACAAAGATGTTTTGGTAGTGGTTGATTCAGAAGATTACCCCGCCCTTCTGGAATTTCTTAAAGGAAACGAAGACGAACAGTTCAGGCTAAAGCTTGCATGGAAAGCTTTTCAGCATGTTGCTTCATATGATTCTGCAGTATCTGAGTGGCTGTGGAAGCAAAGTGTGGGAG ATAAATTTCCTCCTAGTTTGACAGTGCCTCTTTCACTCAAAAGTTCTCTCCGTTATGGTGAAAATCCTCATCAAAAAGCTGCATTCTATGTTGACAAAAGACTTGCAGAGGTCAACGCTGGTGGGATTGCTACGGCTATCCAACACCATGGAAAG GAAATGTCATATAATAACTACCTGGATGCTGATGCTGCTTGGAACTGTGTGTGCGAGTTTAGAAACCCCACATGTGTAGTTGTGAAGCATACTAATCCTTGCGGCGTAGCTTCACGCGATGATATTCTGGAAGCCTACAGACTAGCTGTTAAAGCTGATCCTGTCAGTGCATTTGGCGGAATTGTAGCTTTCAACGTGGAAGTTGATGAG GTTCTTGCTAAGGAAATAAGAGAATTTAGAAGCCCAACCGATGGGGAGACAAGGATGTTCTATGAAATAGTGGTTGCACCCAGCTATACAGAGAAGGGACTTGAAATTCTTCGTGGAAAGTCGAAGACTTTAAGGATTCTTGAAGCAAAAAAGAATGAAGCAGGAAAGCTTTCACTCAGACAAGTTGGTGGAGGGTGGTTAGCTCAGGATTCAGATGACTTGACTCCATCCGACATCAAGTTCAATGTAGTGTCAGAGAAGACTCCTCAAGATGGTGAGCTTCGCGATGCGGAGTTTGCATGGTTGTGTGTGAAGCATGTCAAAAGCAATGCTATTGTCATAGCTAAG GACAATTGTATGTTAGGTATGGGAAGCGGCCAACCGAATCGTGTGGAGAGTTTAAGAATAGCAATGAGGAAAGCTGGAGCTGATGTTAAAGGCGCAGCCTTGGCTAGTGATGCTTTCTTCCCCTTTG CTTGGAAAGATGCTGTGGAAGAAGCATGTGAAAGTGGGATTGGTGTTATTGCAGAACCAGGTGGTAGTATAAGAGATCAGGATGCTGTAGACTGTTGCAATAAGTATGGTGTTTCACTACTCTTCACCAATGTGAGGCACTTCAGGCACTGA
- the LOC11437125 gene encoding bifunctional purine biosynthesis protein PurH isoform X1: MFGLATSSTRVLCATLYSPPPPPPSSSSSLTTKHHFSSHHLPTTWVSSSSQRFRCIPIKPIAGAHTMSAPKSASSTHGSKQALISLSDKKDLAFVGNGLQELGFTIVSTGGTASALESAGVAVTKVEQLTQFPEMLDGRVKTLHPNIHGGILARRDQKHHIEALSTHGIGTFDVVVVNLYPFYDKVTSTGGIEFEDGIENIDIGGPAMIRAAAKNHKDVLVVVDSEDYPALLEFLKGNEDEQFRLKLAWKAFQHVASYDSAVSEWLWKQSVGVTDKFPPSLTVPLSLKSSLRYGENPHQKAAFYVDKRLAEVNAGGIATAIQHHGKEMSYNNYLDADAAWNCVCEFRNPTCVVVKHTNPCGVASRDDILEAYRLAVKADPVSAFGGIVAFNVEVDEVLAKEIREFRSPTDGETRMFYEIVVAPSYTEKGLEILRGKSKTLRILEAKKNEAGKLSLRQVGGGWLAQDSDDLTPSDIKFNVVSEKTPQDGELRDAEFAWLCVKHVKSNAIVIAKDNCMLGMGSGQPNRVESLRIAMRKAGADVKGAALASDAFFPFAWKDAVEEACESGIGVIAEPGGSIRDQDAVDCCNKYGVSLLFTNVRHFRH; this comes from the exons GCCACCTCCTCCACCCGTGTTCTCTGTGCAACCCTTTactctcctcctcctcctcctccttcttcttcttcttctctcactACTAAACATCACTTTTCTTCTCATCATCTTCCAACTACTTGG gtttcttcatcttctcagCGATTCAGGTGTATTCCTATCAAACCTATAGCTGGGGCTCATACAATGTCTGCGCCAAAATCTGCTTCATCTACTCATG GCAGCAAGCAAGCTTTGATATCGTTGTCAGACAAGAAGGATCTCGCATTTGTTGGAAACGGACTTCAGGAATTAGG ATTCACTATTGTTTCAACTGGAGGAACAGCTTCTGCATTGGAGAGTGCTGGAGTCGCTGTTACTAAAGTTGAACAGCTTACACAGTTCCCTGAAATG CTTGATGGTCGTGTCAAAACTCTGCACCCTAACATACATGGAGGTATCCTTGCTCGAAGAGATCAAAAGCATCATATTGAAGCTCTCAGTACACATGGAATTG GTACTTTTGATGTTGTGGTGGTGAACTTGTATCCATTTTATGATAAAGTTACATCAACCGGAGGCATTGAATTTGAGGATGGAATTGAAAACATTGACATCGGTGGTCCAGCCATGATTCGTGCTGCTGCAAAG AATCACAAAGATGTTTTGGTAGTGGTTGATTCAGAAGATTACCCCGCCCTTCTGGAATTTCTTAAAGGAAACGAAGACGAACAGTTCAGGCTAAAGCTTGCATGGAAAGCTTTTCAGCATGTTGCTTCATATGATTCTGCAGTATCTGAGTGGCTGTGGAAGCAAAGTGTGGGAG TGACAGATAAATTTCCTCCTAGTTTGACAGTGCCTCTTTCACTCAAAAGTTCTCTCCGTTATGGTGAAAATCCTCATCAAAAAGCTGCATTCTATGTTGACAAAAGACTTGCAGAGGTCAACGCTGGTGGGATTGCTACGGCTATCCAACACCATGGAAAG GAAATGTCATATAATAACTACCTGGATGCTGATGCTGCTTGGAACTGTGTGTGCGAGTTTAGAAACCCCACATGTGTAGTTGTGAAGCATACTAATCCTTGCGGCGTAGCTTCACGCGATGATATTCTGGAAGCCTACAGACTAGCTGTTAAAGCTGATCCTGTCAGTGCATTTGGCGGAATTGTAGCTTTCAACGTGGAAGTTGATGAG GTTCTTGCTAAGGAAATAAGAGAATTTAGAAGCCCAACCGATGGGGAGACAAGGATGTTCTATGAAATAGTGGTTGCACCCAGCTATACAGAGAAGGGACTTGAAATTCTTCGTGGAAAGTCGAAGACTTTAAGGATTCTTGAAGCAAAAAAGAATGAAGCAGGAAAGCTTTCACTCAGACAAGTTGGTGGAGGGTGGTTAGCTCAGGATTCAGATGACTTGACTCCATCCGACATCAAGTTCAATGTAGTGTCAGAGAAGACTCCTCAAGATGGTGAGCTTCGCGATGCGGAGTTTGCATGGTTGTGTGTGAAGCATGTCAAAAGCAATGCTATTGTCATAGCTAAG GACAATTGTATGTTAGGTATGGGAAGCGGCCAACCGAATCGTGTGGAGAGTTTAAGAATAGCAATGAGGAAAGCTGGAGCTGATGTTAAAGGCGCAGCCTTGGCTAGTGATGCTTTCTTCCCCTTTG CTTGGAAAGATGCTGTGGAAGAAGCATGTGAAAGTGGGATTGGTGTTATTGCAGAACCAGGTGGTAGTATAAGAGATCAGGATGCTGTAGACTGTTGCAATAAGTATGGTGTTTCACTACTCTTCACCAATGTGAGGCACTTCAGGCACTGA